The following proteins are encoded in a genomic region of Brachypodium distachyon strain Bd21 chromosome 1, Brachypodium_distachyon_v3.0, whole genome shotgun sequence:
- the LOC100836113 gene encoding CBL-interacting protein kinase 9 isoform X1 has translation MAEATAAAGSEGKRRASSSTRAVGRYELGKTIGEGSFAKVKIARDTRSGAACAIKVLDRNHVLRHKMVEQIKREIATMKLIKHPNVVQLHEVMASRSKIYMVLEFVDGGELFDKIVNSGRLGEDEARRYFHQLINAVDYCHSRGVYHRDLKPENLLLDSYGSLKVSDFGLSAFAPQTKEDGLLHTACGTPNYVAPEVLNDKGYDGMAADVWSCGIILFVLMAGYLPFDDPNLMTLYKLIAKANVSCPPWFSSGARNLIKRILDPNPQTRITIAQILEDEWFKKDYKPTDFEQNEDVSLEDVDAAFNGLEEHLVSEKKEKPESMNAFALISRSQGFNLGNLFEKEMMGMAKRETSFTSQRTPQEIMSKIEEACGPLGFNVRKQNYKMKLKGDKTGRKGHLSVATEVFEVAPSLHMVELRKTGGDTLEFHNFYQSFSSELKDIVWKSESDTRR, from the exons aTGGCGGAGgcaacagcggcggcggggtcggaggggaagaggagggcgtcgtcgtcgacgcGGGCCGTGGGGCGGTACGAGCTGGGCAAGACCATCGGGGAAGGCAGCTTCGCCAAGGTCAAGATCGCGCGCGACACGCGCAGCGGGGCCGCATGCGCCATCAAGGTGCTCGACCGCAACCACGTCCTCCGCCACAAGATGGTCGAGCAG ATTAAACGGGAGATTGCCACAATGAAGCTAATAAAACATCCAAATGTGGTCCAGCTGCATGAG GTTATGGCAAGCAGATCAAAGATATACATGGTTCTTGAGTTTGTTGATGGAGGCGAGCTATTTGATAAGATC GTAAATTCTGGGAGGCTAGGAGAAGATGAAGCCCGAAGATACTTCCATCAACTTATAAATGCAGTGGATTATTGCCATAGTCGAGGAGTGTACCATAGAGATCTGAAG CCAGAAAATCTTCTCCTTGACTCGTATGGATCTCTTAAAGTTTCAGACTTTGGTCTCAGTGCATTTGCACCACAAACAAAA GAGGATGGACTTCTGCATACTGCTTGTGGAACTCCAAATTATGTTGCACCTGAG GTGCTTAATGATAAAGGTTATGATGGTATGGCTGCTGATGTTTGGTCCTGTGGCATAATCTTATTTGTCCTTATGGCGGGGTATCTGCCCTTTGATGACCCCAACCTTATGACTCTCTACAAATTG ATCGCCAAAGCAAATGTTTCGTGTCCACCATGGTTTTCTTCCGGTGCGAGAAATCTCATTAAGCGCATTCTTGATCCCAATCCTCAGACG AGGATAACAATTGCACAAATTCTGGAAGATGAATGGTTCAAAAAGGACTATAAACCAACAGATTTTGAGCAAAATGAAGATGTGAGCCTTGAGGATGTCGATGCTGCCTTTAATGGTTTAGAG GAACATCTTGTCtcagagaaaaaagaaaaaccagaATCCATGAATGCATTTGCTCTTATTTCAAGGTCTCAGGGATTCAACCTTGGAAATTTGTTTGAGAAAGAGATGATG GGAATGGCAAAACGGGAAACATCCTTCACCTCTCAACGTACACCACAAGAGATCATGTCTAAAATAGAGGAAGCTTGTGGGCCTCTTGGTTTCAATGTGCGGAAACAAAATTATAAG ATGAAATTGAAAGGCGACAAGACTGGACGAAAAGGCCATTTATCTGTGGCAACAGAG GTTTTTGAGGTTGCTCCATCACTGCATATGGTCGAGCTTCGTAAAACTGGAGGGGACACCTTGGAGTTCCACAAT TTCTACCAGAGTTTCTCATCAGAATTAAAAGACATAGTGTGGAAATCTGAATCTGACACAAGACG ATGA
- the LOC100836113 gene encoding CBL-interacting protein kinase 9 isoform X2, with protein MVLAWGVYLAPEPSWNIKREIATMKLIKHPNVVQLHEVMASRSKIYMVLEFVDGGELFDKIVNSGRLGEDEARRYFHQLINAVDYCHSRGVYHRDLKPENLLLDSYGSLKVSDFGLSAFAPQTKEDGLLHTACGTPNYVAPEVLNDKGYDGMAADVWSCGIILFVLMAGYLPFDDPNLMTLYKLIAKANVSCPPWFSSGARNLIKRILDPNPQTRITIAQILEDEWFKKDYKPTDFEQNEDVSLEDVDAAFNGLEEHLVSEKKEKPESMNAFALISRSQGFNLGNLFEKEMMGMAKRETSFTSQRTPQEIMSKIEEACGPLGFNVRKQNYKMKLKGDKTGRKGHLSVATEVFEVAPSLHMVELRKTGGDTLEFHNFYQSFSSELKDIVWKSESDTRR; from the exons ATGGTTCTCGCTTGGGGAGTATATCTAGCACCGGAACCAAGCTGGAAT ATTAAACGGGAGATTGCCACAATGAAGCTAATAAAACATCCAAATGTGGTCCAGCTGCATGAG GTTATGGCAAGCAGATCAAAGATATACATGGTTCTTGAGTTTGTTGATGGAGGCGAGCTATTTGATAAGATC GTAAATTCTGGGAGGCTAGGAGAAGATGAAGCCCGAAGATACTTCCATCAACTTATAAATGCAGTGGATTATTGCCATAGTCGAGGAGTGTACCATAGAGATCTGAAG CCAGAAAATCTTCTCCTTGACTCGTATGGATCTCTTAAAGTTTCAGACTTTGGTCTCAGTGCATTTGCACCACAAACAAAA GAGGATGGACTTCTGCATACTGCTTGTGGAACTCCAAATTATGTTGCACCTGAG GTGCTTAATGATAAAGGTTATGATGGTATGGCTGCTGATGTTTGGTCCTGTGGCATAATCTTATTTGTCCTTATGGCGGGGTATCTGCCCTTTGATGACCCCAACCTTATGACTCTCTACAAATTG ATCGCCAAAGCAAATGTTTCGTGTCCACCATGGTTTTCTTCCGGTGCGAGAAATCTCATTAAGCGCATTCTTGATCCCAATCCTCAGACG AGGATAACAATTGCACAAATTCTGGAAGATGAATGGTTCAAAAAGGACTATAAACCAACAGATTTTGAGCAAAATGAAGATGTGAGCCTTGAGGATGTCGATGCTGCCTTTAATGGTTTAGAG GAACATCTTGTCtcagagaaaaaagaaaaaccagaATCCATGAATGCATTTGCTCTTATTTCAAGGTCTCAGGGATTCAACCTTGGAAATTTGTTTGAGAAAGAGATGATG GGAATGGCAAAACGGGAAACATCCTTCACCTCTCAACGTACACCACAAGAGATCATGTCTAAAATAGAGGAAGCTTGTGGGCCTCTTGGTTTCAATGTGCGGAAACAAAATTATAAG ATGAAATTGAAAGGCGACAAGACTGGACGAAAAGGCCATTTATCTGTGGCAACAGAG GTTTTTGAGGTTGCTCCATCACTGCATATGGTCGAGCTTCGTAAAACTGGAGGGGACACCTTGGAGTTCCACAAT TTCTACCAGAGTTTCTCATCAGAATTAAAAGACATAGTGTGGAAATCTGAATCTGACACAAGACG ATGA
- the LOC100834440 gene encoding heavy metal-associated isoprenylated plant protein 39 isoform X2 yields the protein MSKIVVKLDLHDNKDKQRALKAVSVLVGIDAISIDMATRKMTVIGTVDPVNVVSKLRKASWAAHIESVGPAKEPEKKQDKKEDKKDEAKKEGDGAAKKEESGDAKKDDGKKEGEEKKDGSGDGKKKEDGGGGDKKDEAKKDGGDQKKPPLLPMPHHLLPPPPYMFSNPEYMMNHYRPPPPPPPAYQPYVPPQQPYYYVRNMSMEENPNSCTIS from the exons ATGTCGAAG ATCGTGGTGAAGCTGGATTTGCATGACAACAAGGACAAGCAGAGGGCCTTGAAGGCCGTCTCCGTGCTCGTCG GCATCGACGCGATATCGATTGACATGGCGACGCGGAAGATGACGGTGATCGGCACGGTGGACCCGGTGAACGTGGTGAGCAAGCTCCGCAAGGCGTCGTGGGCGGCCCACATCGAGTCCGTCGGCCCGGCCAAGGAGCCCGAgaagaaacaagacaagaaagaagacaagAAAGACGAAGCCAAGAAGGAAGGCGACGGGGCCGCCAAGAAGGAGGAGTCCGGAGACGCCAAGAAGGACGACGGCAAGAAGGAAGGCGAAGAGAAGAAGGACGGCAGCGGGGACggcaagaagaaggaagacggcggcggcggggacaaGAAGGACGAGGCCAAgaaggacggcggcgaccagAAGAAGCCGCCATTGCTGCCGATGCCGCATcacctgctgccgccgccgccctacATGTTCAGCAACCCGGAATACATGATGAACCACTaccgccctccgccgccgccgccgcccgcctacCAGCCGTAcgtgccgccgcagcagccctaCTACTACGTCAGGAACATGAGCATGGAGGAGAACCCCAACTCCTGCACCATATCCTGA
- the LOC100834440 gene encoding heavy metal-associated isoprenylated plant protein 39 isoform X1, which yields MSKKIVVKLDLHDNKDKQRALKAVSVLVGIDAISIDMATRKMTVIGTVDPVNVVSKLRKASWAAHIESVGPAKEPEKKQDKKEDKKDEAKKEGDGAAKKEESGDAKKDDGKKEGEEKKDGSGDGKKKEDGGGGDKKDEAKKDGGDQKKPPLLPMPHHLLPPPPYMFSNPEYMMNHYRPPPPPPPAYQPYVPPQQPYYYVRNMSMEENPNSCTIS from the exons ATGTCGAAG AAGATCGTGGTGAAGCTGGATTTGCATGACAACAAGGACAAGCAGAGGGCCTTGAAGGCCGTCTCCGTGCTCGTCG GCATCGACGCGATATCGATTGACATGGCGACGCGGAAGATGACGGTGATCGGCACGGTGGACCCGGTGAACGTGGTGAGCAAGCTCCGCAAGGCGTCGTGGGCGGCCCACATCGAGTCCGTCGGCCCGGCCAAGGAGCCCGAgaagaaacaagacaagaaagaagacaagAAAGACGAAGCCAAGAAGGAAGGCGACGGGGCCGCCAAGAAGGAGGAGTCCGGAGACGCCAAGAAGGACGACGGCAAGAAGGAAGGCGAAGAGAAGAAGGACGGCAGCGGGGACggcaagaagaaggaagacggcggcggcggggacaaGAAGGACGAGGCCAAgaaggacggcggcgaccagAAGAAGCCGCCATTGCTGCCGATGCCGCATcacctgctgccgccgccgccctacATGTTCAGCAACCCGGAATACATGATGAACCACTaccgccctccgccgccgccgccgcccgcctacCAGCCGTAcgtgccgccgcagcagccctaCTACTACGTCAGGAACATGAGCATGGAGGAGAACCCCAACTCCTGCACCATATCCTGA